A genome region from Labilibaculum antarcticum includes the following:
- a CDS encoding OmpA family protein, with protein MCRSIILILFCLLLGPTSNAQKKYSIKSKRAIKNYELASEAYRHMDNSEALKYLDVAIEQSPDFIEAWLFKADVLHETGKTGLEIEAYQKAIEIDAGFFTNVHFNLANTYLEIGEYQKALAKYKDFLSLSSSSGRNQTLAKKRIESCQFAIHSIANPVDFKPVNLGGNVNSEFDEYWPSLTADEELLVFTRLMLEKKEGTEVIIKRQEDFYVSQREDSLWRPAEALSLVINTEMNEGAQTITADGKYMYFTACDRSNGYGRCDIYYSVREGNVWSAPINVGKPINSKDWEAQPSISADGRELYFVSNRKSGKGKMDIWHSRLIETTADGKQRWTQPTNFPLNSTNNEMSPFIHAGNQYLVFSSDGLTGMGGYDLFKTEKNKDGKWIEPENLGYPINTCNDEIGLVINAKGNKAYFSSDRLKGKGKDIFSFNMPVDLQPKSASWLKGNVLDAKSKNPVSASLLLIDLMSKDTITQIKSDRMDGSYLVCLPSGKEYLFSAEAENYLFYSAHFSMLNDQEKSNPQQLNIYLNKIEKGEEIVLRNVFFELDSWDILPKSETELTRLYELLSTHPKLKIEIAGHTDDTGSEEHNLSLSNNRAKEVCNFLISKGINANRLSFKGYGALHPIADNKTEEGRSLNRRTEFKVLENE; from the coding sequence ATGTGTCGATCAATTATTTTAATCTTGTTTTGTTTGTTACTTGGACCTACTTCCAATGCACAAAAAAAATACAGCATTAAGTCAAAGAGAGCCATCAAAAATTACGAGTTGGCTTCAGAGGCTTATCGGCATATGGATAATTCCGAAGCTCTGAAATATTTAGATGTAGCAATTGAGCAAAGCCCTGATTTTATTGAAGCTTGGCTTTTTAAGGCTGATGTATTGCACGAAACGGGGAAAACGGGATTAGAAATAGAGGCTTACCAAAAGGCAATAGAAATTGATGCAGGCTTCTTCACGAATGTGCATTTTAATTTGGCGAATACTTACTTAGAAATAGGAGAATATCAAAAGGCATTAGCGAAATATAAAGATTTCCTATCACTTTCAAGCAGTTCCGGAAGAAATCAGACTTTGGCGAAAAAAAGAATAGAAAGTTGTCAGTTTGCCATCCATTCGATAGCAAATCCTGTCGATTTCAAGCCTGTAAACCTTGGCGGAAATGTGAATTCTGAATTTGATGAATACTGGCCCAGCCTTACAGCCGATGAGGAATTGCTGGTGTTTACCCGATTGATGCTCGAAAAGAAAGAAGGAACTGAAGTAATAATTAAGAGACAAGAGGATTTTTATGTGTCACAGAGGGAAGATAGTTTGTGGAGGCCTGCAGAAGCATTATCTCTGGTTATAAATACAGAAATGAATGAAGGGGCTCAAACGATTACTGCTGATGGTAAATACATGTATTTTACGGCTTGTGATCGTTCCAACGGATATGGACGATGCGATATTTATTATTCGGTTCGGGAAGGGAATGTTTGGTCTGCACCAATAAATGTCGGCAAACCAATTAATTCGAAAGATTGGGAAGCTCAGCCAAGCATATCTGCTGACGGACGGGAATTGTATTTTGTGAGCAATAGAAAATCAGGAAAGGGGAAAATGGACATTTGGCATTCGAGATTAATCGAAACGACGGCTGATGGAAAGCAACGCTGGACCCAGCCTACTAATTTCCCCCTAAATTCAACAAATAATGAAATGTCTCCGTTTATTCATGCAGGAAATCAGTATCTGGTATTTTCTTCAGATGGTTTGACCGGAATGGGAGGATATGATCTGTTTAAAACGGAGAAAAACAAAGATGGGAAATGGATTGAACCAGAAAATTTGGGATACCCAATTAATACATGTAACGATGAAATCGGATTGGTCATTAATGCGAAAGGCAACAAGGCTTACTTTTCTTCCGATCGCCTAAAAGGCAAAGGGAAAGATATCTTCAGTTTTAATATGCCTGTAGATTTACAGCCTAAGTCTGCTTCGTGGTTAAAAGGGAATGTATTGGATGCGAAATCTAAAAATCCGGTGTCTGCGTCGCTTTTATTGATCGATTTGATGAGCAAAGACACAATTACTCAGATTAAATCGGATCGGATGGATGGTAGCTATTTGGTTTGTTTGCCTTCGGGAAAAGAATATTTATTTTCTGCTGAGGCTGAAAATTATCTTTTTTACTCAGCGCATTTTTCGATGTTAAATGATCAGGAGAAATCGAACCCTCAACAATTAAATATTTATTTGAATAAGATTGAAAAGGGAGAAGAAATAGTGCTTCGTAATGTGTTTTTTGAATTGGATTCCTGGGATATCTTGCCAAAATCAGAAACTGAATTGACCCGTTTATACGAGCTATTGTCTACTCATCCTAAATTAAAAATTGAAATTGCCGGTCATACCGATGATACAGGGAGTGAAGAACACAACCTGAGTCTTTCTAATAATCGGGCAAAGGAAGTTTGTAATTTTTTAATTTCAAAGGGAATAAATGCAAACCGGTTAAGCTTTAAAGGATATGGAGCTTTGCATCCTATTGCTGATAATAAGACCGAAGAGGGAAGAAGTTTAAACAGAAGAACTGAATTTAAGGTTCTTGAAAATGAATAA
- a CDS encoding CYTH domain-containing protein, translating to MPIEIERKYLIKADLLDLPLGGKKLIQGYIWSDPDKSLRIRIAGDKAFLTIKTGNNPLSRSEFEYGIPMKDAQDLLALCDSKIEKTRYLIPQNNLFWEVDVFEGDNDGLIVAEIELNSEHEKFELPHWIDHEVTNESKYLNVELIKHPFSKW from the coding sequence ATGCCAATAGAAATAGAAAGGAAGTACCTGATTAAGGCGGATTTATTAGATCTGCCACTGGGTGGGAAAAAACTTATTCAAGGATACATTTGGAGTGATCCGGATAAAAGTTTACGAATAAGAATTGCTGGCGACAAAGCATTTCTAACCATTAAGACTGGAAATAATCCGTTGAGCAGATCTGAGTTTGAATACGGAATTCCGATGAAAGATGCACAAGATCTTTTAGCTCTTTGCGATTCTAAAATTGAAAAAACACGATATCTGATTCCTCAAAATAATTTATTCTGGGAAGTAGATGTATTTGAAGGTGATAATGATGGTTTAATTGTAGCTGAAATTGAGCTCAATTCTGAACATGAGAAATTTGAGCTACCACATTGGATTGATCATGAGGTTACAAACGAAAGTAAATATTTAAATGTAGAATTAATAAAACATCCCTTTTCGAAATGGTGA
- a CDS encoding glycoside hydrolase family 3 N-terminal domain-containing protein: protein MTHIYSPQRLFIILILLANNIFVSAQSIPFEENRLIDRLSESNNWADSILSTLSDDERIAQLFMVAAYSNKGTKESEKISNLVNKYQIGGIIFFQGEPGKQAELTNWYQSLAKVPLWIGMDAEIGLGARLKQTISYPRQIMLGAIQDDDLIFQLGKQIGIECQRLGVHVNFSPVMDVNNNPHNPVINSRSFGEDRYNVTNKSYAFASGMEKSGIIAVGKHFPGHGDTATDSHFELPLVDHSIERLDSIELFPFRYVINNGLAGIMVSHLNVPALDSLQKVATLSKPIVTHLLKEEMGFKGLIFTDALNMRGIRKFYKKGVVDAKALVAGNDVLLFTENVPIAVKEIKLALKSGELSWDQINEKCLKILKAKYWLNLNEYKPIDRNKLWSGLNTQQGFILRRELTEKAITLVKNDERLLPLKRLDTLRIASVAMGVSIRNRFQEYMGRYTDIDFFQIEKNASIESYSQLLKKLSGYNLVIVSKHDSDLRAAKKFGITNQTIEFLSELSKNQKVIFDLFANPYGLDLYEGTDRLKGILVSYEDNIETQMASAQIIFGGLASQGRLPVTVNERFPVGTGFETKHNRLGFSIPEQVGLNTLKLNVIDSIVHDAIKKKATPGCQILIARKGKVVFHKSYGHRTYEGKVEVRNPDIYDLASLTKIVATLPALMQLSDEGWINVDHSLGEYFSKAKGSNKDTLILRKILAHEARLLSYKPFQWEAVDSSSFDKDLFSRTFSKRYSLKVADKLYLDRNYKFKEGIFSHENSEEYPIQVANELFIHKGYHDTIINQILTSELRKSNGYKYSDLGFIMMGEMVKEISGESLDNYVKRHLYNMLGASSLGYNPLKRFNVDRIVPTQNDKFFRKQWIKAYVHDPTAAMLGGVSGHAGVFGNAGDLAKLGQMYLQEGTYGGETYISVETMNRFTSRAYPNSENRRGIGFDKPYYNPDEKGGPACEEASDLSFGHTGFTGTMIWVDPKYDLLYIFLSNRICPDEANTKLIDMDVRTKIQSQIYKSLIEEEKTDSEFITMPFSPFRKGMFY, encoded by the coding sequence ATGACACATATATATTCCCCACAAAGACTGTTTATTATCCTTATTTTACTTGCAAATAATATTTTTGTTTCGGCACAAAGTATTCCTTTTGAAGAAAATAGGTTGATTGACCGCTTGTCTGAATCCAATAACTGGGCAGATTCAATTTTGTCGACTTTAAGTGATGATGAACGAATAGCTCAGTTGTTTATGGTTGCTGCATACTCAAATAAAGGGACGAAGGAGTCAGAGAAAATTTCCAATTTGGTGAATAAATATCAAATTGGAGGGATTATTTTTTTTCAAGGAGAACCGGGAAAACAAGCCGAATTGACCAATTGGTACCAAAGTTTGGCAAAAGTTCCTCTTTGGATTGGAATGGATGCCGAAATAGGATTGGGAGCCAGATTAAAGCAAACGATCAGTTATCCACGACAAATCATGCTTGGAGCAATTCAAGATGATGATTTGATTTTTCAATTGGGAAAACAGATCGGAATAGAATGCCAGCGACTTGGTGTTCATGTGAATTTCTCTCCTGTAATGGATGTGAATAATAATCCGCATAATCCCGTAATTAATAGTCGTTCCTTTGGTGAGGATCGCTATAATGTGACTAATAAATCGTATGCTTTTGCTTCCGGAATGGAGAAATCAGGAATTATTGCTGTTGGCAAGCATTTCCCGGGTCATGGCGATACGGCGACAGATTCTCATTTCGAACTTCCTTTGGTCGATCATTCTATTGAAAGGCTCGATTCTATTGAATTATTTCCATTCCGTTATGTTATAAATAATGGTTTGGCGGGTATAATGGTTTCTCACCTAAATGTACCGGCACTAGACTCACTTCAAAAGGTTGCAACATTATCCAAGCCTATTGTTACGCATTTGCTAAAGGAAGAAATGGGCTTTAAGGGTTTAATATTTACTGATGCTTTAAACATGCGAGGCATTCGTAAATTTTATAAGAAAGGCGTAGTCGATGCTAAAGCTTTGGTAGCCGGGAATGATGTACTTCTTTTTACTGAAAATGTTCCAATAGCGGTTAAGGAAATAAAATTGGCACTTAAGAGTGGTGAGCTTTCCTGGGATCAGATCAACGAAAAGTGCTTGAAAATTTTAAAAGCAAAGTATTGGCTCAATTTAAATGAATATAAGCCAATTGATAGGAACAAACTTTGGTCCGGACTAAATACACAACAAGGTTTTATTTTAAGACGTGAACTTACTGAAAAGGCAATCACCTTAGTGAAAAATGATGAGCGATTATTGCCATTAAAAAGATTAGATACACTAAGAATTGCTTCTGTTGCAATGGGGGTATCCATCCGAAACAGATTTCAGGAATATATGGGAAGGTATACAGATATAGATTTTTTTCAGATAGAAAAGAATGCTTCGATCGAAAGTTATTCTCAATTATTGAAAAAACTTAGTGGGTACAATTTAGTGATTGTAAGTAAGCATGATAGTGATCTTCGGGCAGCAAAGAAATTTGGAATTACGAATCAAACCATTGAGTTTCTTTCTGAGCTTTCAAAAAATCAGAAGGTTATTTTTGATCTGTTTGCCAACCCTTATGGTTTGGATTTATACGAAGGGACTGATCGGTTAAAAGGGATTTTAGTCTCGTATGAGGATAATATTGAAACTCAAATGGCTTCAGCCCAAATTATTTTTGGTGGTTTGGCATCACAAGGACGATTACCGGTTACAGTTAATGAACGCTTTCCTGTTGGAACGGGTTTTGAAACTAAACACAACCGTTTGGGGTTTTCTATACCTGAACAAGTTGGTTTAAATACCCTTAAGTTGAATGTTATTGATTCAATAGTACATGATGCAATAAAAAAAAAAGCAACCCCTGGCTGTCAAATTCTAATAGCCAGAAAAGGTAAAGTGGTATTTCATAAATCATATGGGCATCGAACTTACGAAGGTAAAGTTGAAGTTCGCAACCCTGATATTTACGACTTGGCTTCACTCACAAAAATAGTAGCTACACTTCCCGCACTTATGCAATTGAGTGATGAAGGGTGGATTAATGTGGATCATTCATTAGGTGAGTATTTCTCAAAAGCCAAAGGAAGCAATAAGGATACTTTGATTTTAAGGAAGATTTTAGCTCATGAAGCAAGATTGTTGAGTTATAAGCCATTTCAATGGGAAGCTGTTGATTCTTCCAGTTTTGATAAGGATTTGTTTAGTCGCACCTTTTCGAAACGATACAGTCTTAAGGTAGCCGATAAATTGTATTTAGATAGAAACTACAAGTTTAAAGAAGGGATCTTCTCACATGAAAATTCTGAGGAATATCCAATTCAAGTAGCCAATGAGTTGTTTATTCATAAGGGGTATCATGATACTATTATCAATCAAATACTAACATCCGAATTAAGAAAATCAAATGGTTACAAGTACAGCGATCTTGGTTTTATAATGATGGGAGAGATGGTTAAGGAGATTTCGGGTGAAAGTTTGGACAACTATGTGAAAAGACATTTGTACAATATGTTGGGAGCCTCAAGTTTGGGCTATAATCCTCTGAAGCGTTTCAATGTCGATCGTATTGTGCCAACACAGAATGATAAATTTTTCCGAAAGCAATGGATTAAAGCTTATGTGCACGATCCAACCGCAGCAATGCTTGGTGGTGTTTCGGGGCATGCAGGAGTGTTTGGGAATGCAGGTGATCTAGCAAAATTGGGACAAATGTACTTGCAGGAAGGGACTTATGGCGGAGAAACATATATTAGTGTCGAGACGATGAATCGGTTTACGTCACGTGCCTATCCAAATTCAGAAAACAGGAGGGGAATTGGTTTTGATAAACCCTATTACAATCCGGACGAAAAAGGGGGGCCAGCATGCGAGGAGGCTTCCGACTTAAGTTTTGGTCATACAGGCTTTACTGGTACTATGATTTGGGTCGACCCTAAATATGATTTACTTTATATTTTTCTGTCAAATCGAATCTGTCCTGATGAAGCAAATACTAAATTGATTGATATGGATGTACGTACAAAAATTCAGTCTCAAATATACAAGTCCTTAATTGAAGAGGAAAAGACCGATTCTGAATTTATAACAATGCCTTTTTCACCATTTCGAAAAGGGATGTTTTATTAA
- a CDS encoding cysteine desulfurase family protein — protein MKPIYLDYNATTPIAPEVADAMLPYLKGFFGNPSSSHFYGRQSKEAVDKARNQVASLLNCNAGELIFTSGGSESNNYALKGYAFANQAKGKHIITSSIEHPAIIEVCKFLETEGFEVTYLPVDETGRVKLSDVKKAIRKDTILISIMYANNEVGTLQPISEISKLAKGNNIVVHSDCAQAVGKVPVNVQELGVDLLSIAGHKLYGPKGIGALYIREGIKLQKLIHGADHERNLRAGTENVLEIVGLGRAAELAMEDEDIRMRHEKNLIKRLRNNLAQLSDVQFNGNSDFCLPNTLSASFKNLHVNEILKRMKNVAASAGAACHTDSISVLATLEAMHVPIEYAMGTIRFSVGRFTTKTEIDLASNEIIEVVKSLRRDAK, from the coding sequence ATGAAGCCTATATATCTTGATTACAATGCGACTACACCTATCGCACCAGAAGTTGCTGATGCAATGCTTCCTTACTTAAAAGGTTTTTTTGGCAATCCGTCGAGTTCTCATTTTTATGGGCGACAAAGCAAAGAGGCTGTCGATAAAGCCAGAAATCAGGTTGCTTCATTGCTGAATTGTAATGCGGGTGAATTGATATTTACAAGTGGAGGTAGTGAATCAAATAATTATGCATTAAAAGGTTATGCGTTTGCAAATCAGGCTAAGGGCAAACATATTATCACATCTTCTATCGAGCATCCGGCAATAATAGAGGTTTGTAAATTTTTGGAAACAGAGGGCTTCGAGGTCACCTATCTGCCGGTTGATGAAACTGGAAGAGTGAAATTGTCCGATGTGAAAAAGGCGATTCGAAAGGATACTATATTGATATCGATCATGTATGCGAATAACGAGGTGGGAACTTTACAGCCAATTTCTGAAATTTCGAAATTGGCGAAGGGAAATAATATTGTTGTTCATTCAGATTGTGCTCAGGCAGTTGGTAAGGTGCCAGTAAATGTGCAGGAATTAGGTGTCGATTTACTAAGCATTGCAGGTCATAAATTGTATGGTCCCAAAGGAATTGGTGCGCTGTACATTCGTGAGGGAATTAAATTGCAGAAATTGATTCATGGTGCAGATCATGAACGAAATTTGAGAGCGGGAACCGAAAATGTGTTGGAAATTGTGGGTTTAGGAAGAGCAGCTGAATTGGCAATGGAGGATGAAGACATTAGAATGAGGCATGAAAAGAATTTGATTAAGCGTTTACGCAATAATTTGGCTCAACTTTCGGATGTTCAGTTTAATGGAAATTCCGATTTTTGTTTGCCAAATACTTTAAGTGCTTCTTTTAAAAATCTTCATGTAAATGAGATCTTAAAAAGGATGAAAAATGTGGCTGCATCTGCAGGTGCTGCATGTCACACCGATTCAATAAGTGTTTTAGCAACATTAGAAGCGATGCATGTCCCAATAGAATATGCAATGGGAACAATTCGCTTTTCTGTTGGCCGATTTACAACAAAAACAGAAATAGATTTGGCTTCAAATGAAATAATAGAGGTGGTTAAAAGTTTGCGTAGAGATGCTAAGTAA
- a CDS encoding type III pantothenate kinase translates to MLLAIDIGNSNVVCGLSSNNHWAEQFRIHTVENKTADEYEVIYRTLLASRNIDLKKIERVVLSSVVPTLILPIREMIRKLFNQEPLILGPELYPRLNIGIRNPYEIGTDLVSNAVAAHNKYPGNCIVVDFGTALTFTVIKADGDLLGVTIAPGLKTAMTSLSQKTAQLPNVDLAVPPSCIGKNTVHAMQAGIVLGYKGLIESLLTGMKKEMDGKTTVIATGGLATVMLPILDSFDHHEPLLTLDGLKIIGNIFYK, encoded by the coding sequence ATGCTTCTAGCCATCGACATAGGAAATTCTAATGTGGTTTGCGGTTTATCGAGCAATAATCATTGGGCAGAACAATTTAGAATTCATACTGTTGAAAACAAAACAGCAGATGAGTATGAAGTGATTTACAGAACGTTACTGGCCAGTAGAAATATTGATTTAAAAAAAATTGAACGGGTAGTACTGAGTAGCGTAGTTCCTACATTGATACTTCCCATCCGTGAAATGATTCGAAAACTATTCAATCAGGAACCTCTTATTCTAGGTCCTGAATTGTATCCACGCTTGAATATTGGGATAAGAAATCCGTATGAAATTGGAACGGATCTGGTTTCCAATGCTGTTGCAGCTCATAACAAATATCCTGGCAATTGCATCGTAGTTGATTTTGGAACTGCTCTAACTTTTACTGTCATAAAAGCAGATGGAGATTTATTAGGTGTGACCATTGCTCCCGGGCTAAAAACTGCCATGACATCACTTTCTCAAAAAACAGCACAGTTGCCCAATGTCGATCTGGCAGTACCACCCTCTTGCATTGGTAAAAACACTGTTCATGCAATGCAAGCTGGTATTGTATTAGGCTACAAAGGTTTAATAGAATCACTCTTGACTGGCATGAAAAAGGAAATGGATGGGAAAACCACTGTTATTGCCACTGGAGGATTGGCAACTGTAATGCTTCCTATTCTCGACAGTTTCGATCATCATGAACCATTGCTAACTCTTGATGGACTAAAAATTATTGGAAATATATTTTACAAATAA